A window of the Candidatus Paceibacterota bacterium genome harbors these coding sequences:
- a CDS encoding tetratricopeptide repeat protein, translated as MPALLGCVTWLVVGICLLAWKPWETRTRYANIAAAALAHKDFETARVATQRLLALGVEPRQKHLFDLALALGGLGKDKDAVSLLSNIAPIDKPGYLPAHLFVAQTLLAKTNVTMQEIGAAERHLKHVVQLDPQSIAANDLLGRVYVRRGRWELAEKHLSEVVSTKPDTALLLAAVFKAQGDNLAARSWAERAARYHREKVEASKLDLPASRLAWADALAMAEDYSAALLVLEEGWRQFQNKAYLSPMGEVCAIWVDVMARRNPQDLTSRITLIQRGLECAPQNETLLRHLISLTHLQGPEAATARDMLTSMLAQGKATAILHFALGVDAWQHGRLAEARQQLALAYDAAPHLPYVANNLAMILLVGDKPDLPQALAIIESVLEKYPDNPSFRDTRGQILARSGRPQEAIADLEYALPSLSSKRATHAALAQAYRALGLREMASNHEVLAKGSP; from the coding sequence ATGCCAGCCTTGCTTGGTTGCGTAACCTGGCTGGTCGTCGGGATCTGCCTGCTCGCCTGGAAACCTTGGGAGACACGAACGCGTTACGCCAACATCGCTGCCGCGGCGCTGGCTCACAAGGACTTCGAGACCGCCCGAGTCGCTACCCAGAGGCTCCTGGCGCTGGGCGTTGAGCCCCGGCAAAAGCACCTCTTTGACCTGGCTTTGGCCCTGGGCGGCCTGGGCAAGGATAAAGACGCCGTGTCGCTGCTGAGCAACATCGCCCCCATAGATAAACCAGGCTACCTGCCGGCGCACCTCTTCGTGGCGCAGACGTTGTTGGCAAAGACCAATGTGACGATGCAGGAAATTGGCGCGGCCGAGCGCCACCTCAAGCACGTCGTGCAGCTCGATCCTCAGTCAATCGCCGCGAACGATCTATTGGGGCGGGTGTATGTCCGGCGCGGACGGTGGGAACTGGCGGAGAAACACTTGAGCGAGGTTGTGTCCACAAAGCCGGATACGGCATTACTGCTGGCCGCGGTGTTCAAGGCCCAGGGGGACAACCTGGCCGCGCGCAGTTGGGCCGAACGGGCGGCGAGGTACCACCGGGAGAAGGTTGAGGCGTCGAAACTAGACTTGCCGGCAAGCCGCCTTGCGTGGGCGGATGCCTTGGCGATGGCCGAAGACTATTCGGCGGCTCTCTTGGTGCTGGAGGAGGGCTGGCGGCAGTTTCAGAACAAGGCGTATCTGTCACCGATGGGAGAAGTGTGTGCCATTTGGGTGGATGTCATGGCCAGGCGCAACCCGCAGGATTTGACCTCGCGCATAACCCTCATCCAGCGCGGTCTGGAGTGCGCCCCGCAGAACGAAACCCTGCTCCGCCATCTCATTAGCCTCACGCATTTGCAGGGACCGGAGGCCGCGACCGCACGGGACATGCTCACGAGCATGTTGGCGCAGGGCAAGGCCACGGCAATTCTCCATTTTGCTTTGGGGGTTGATGCATGGCAGCACGGCCGGCTGGCGGAAGCCCGGCAGCAGCTTGCGCTTGCGTACGATGCCGCTCCGCATCTTCCTTACGTGGCCAACAACCTGGCGATGATTCTCCTGGTCGGAGATAAACCAGACCTGCCGCAAGCGTTGGCAATTATCGAATCTGTCCTGGAAAAGTATCCTGATAATCCCAGCTTTCGCGACACACGCGGACAGATTCTTGCGCGGTCGGGACGGCCCCAGGAGGCCATCGCCGACCTGGAGTATGCCCTGCCTTCACTGTCGTCAAAGCGCGCCACGCATGCGGCCCTGGCCCAGGCTTACCGGGCTTTGGGTTTAAGAGAGATGGCGTCTAACCACGAAGTGTTGGCGAAAGGCTCACCTTGA